From a region of the Spelaeicoccus albus genome:
- a CDS encoding FAD binding domain-containing protein: protein MIPSQFDYQTPATVDEALSLLAASPDTSKLLAGGQSLIPVMKLRMADPEHVIDLGKIDALRGIRQDGDRLVVGALTHHHEIATSPLVARLAPLLGKAAATVADSQVRHRGTIGGALVHADPAGDYPAPILAMEGEMVITGSGGTRTVSAADFFEDFFTTAVGDDEVLTEIRVPTFEGWGAHYEKFTRVAQQWSIVAVAAAVRMDRDRIAEARIGLTNMGPVPVRAAAAEQALTGGTASDVRDALSGVAEGTDPPSDVNGDANYRRHLAEVLARRAVTAAMG from the coding sequence ATGATTCCGAGCCAGTTCGACTACCAGACTCCGGCCACCGTGGACGAAGCGCTGTCGTTGCTCGCTGCATCGCCGGACACGTCCAAGCTGCTTGCCGGCGGGCAAAGCCTCATCCCCGTGATGAAGCTGCGCATGGCGGACCCCGAGCACGTCATCGATTTGGGGAAGATCGATGCGCTTCGCGGCATCCGGCAGGACGGCGACCGGCTCGTTGTGGGCGCGCTGACGCACCATCACGAGATCGCCACCAGCCCGCTCGTCGCTCGCTTGGCGCCGTTACTGGGCAAGGCCGCCGCAACCGTCGCCGATTCGCAGGTACGCCACCGCGGCACGATCGGCGGCGCCTTGGTGCACGCCGATCCGGCCGGGGACTATCCGGCGCCGATCCTCGCCATGGAAGGCGAGATGGTGATTACCGGGTCCGGCGGCACCCGTACCGTCAGTGCCGCGGACTTCTTCGAGGATTTCTTCACGACGGCCGTCGGGGACGACGAAGTGCTGACCGAGATCCGCGTTCCGACGTTCGAGGGGTGGGGAGCCCACTACGAGAAGTTCACCCGCGTCGCGCAGCAATGGTCGATCGTCGCAGTGGCGGCAGCGGTGCGGATGGACCGCGACCGTATTGCCGAGGCCAGGATCGGACTGACGAACATGGGCCCCGTCCCGGTGCGCGCCGCGGCGGCCGAACAAGCCCTGACCGGCGGCACGGCGTCCGACGTCCGCGACGCGTTGAGCGGCGTGGCAGAGGGCACCGACCCGCCGTCCGACGTCAACGGCGACGCCAACTATCGCAGGCACTTGGCCGAGGTGCTTGCCCGCCGAGCGGTCACGGCCGCCATGGGCTAG
- a CDS encoding xanthine dehydrogenase family protein molybdopterin-binding subunit produces the protein MSVTSDSETTAEIGRRRLRKEDARLITGRNHYTDSMSRVGMLTLGMVRSPVAHAKITRLDVSAAKASPGVVDVLTGPDLADSQGSLPNAWPVTPDQKAPAHPAVAIDEVVFAGEIVAVVIARTAAQARDAIELVDVDYDDLPVVVDLEAAERDEELVHPDLGTNTSSVWVFDSASAGTGGDVQQAIADSDVVIERTLYQQRLIPSFMEPRSILVDPTGDRIEMWSATQIPHILRTMLSMTLGIPEGKLRVTAPDVGGGFGGKLEVTPEEVITVLAAQRTGKPCKYTETRSESLMGAHHGRAQVQRLKLSANKDGTVTGLDVRLLADMGAYLGLVGPGIPVLGAFMYNAIYKFPAYRFESKALFTDKVWTDAYRGAGRPEATFAIERMMDELAAELGMDPLEVRRKNWIKHDEFPFSTISGLEYDSGNYEAATDKALELFGYEELRAEQQRRRESNDPVQLGIGVSTYTEMCGLAPSRVLGSLDYGAGGWEYAQVRVLPTGHVEVVTGISPHGQGHETGFSQIVADRLGVPFDNVEILHGDTQVAQRGLDTYGSRSLTVGGMAVVAAADKVIAKAKVIAAHMLEASEDDIEFESGRFGVRGTDQGVALGDVALAAFAAHDLPDGIEASLDSDATFDPENFSFPHGSHLCAMEVDTETGQVTLRKYVCVDDIGTIINPLLVEGQVQGGLAQGIAQALFEEAVYDDAGTLVSGSFVDYLVPSAADLPSFITDTTTTPATSNVLGVKGVGEAGTIASTPAIVNGVLDAIRHLGVKDVRMPCSPSTVWAAIHDAGSGATAEAPNVQTARGDQS, from the coding sequence ATGAGCGTCACCTCAGACTCCGAGACGACAGCCGAGATCGGCCGCCGCCGGTTACGCAAGGAAGATGCCCGGCTCATCACGGGGCGCAACCATTACACCGACAGCATGAGTCGCGTCGGCATGTTGACGCTGGGCATGGTTCGCAGCCCCGTCGCGCACGCGAAGATCACGAGACTCGACGTGTCCGCCGCCAAGGCGTCGCCCGGAGTGGTTGACGTCCTCACGGGACCGGATCTGGCCGATTCGCAGGGCAGCCTGCCGAACGCCTGGCCCGTCACTCCCGACCAGAAGGCCCCCGCGCATCCGGCGGTCGCTATCGATGAAGTGGTCTTTGCCGGTGAGATCGTGGCAGTCGTGATCGCGCGGACCGCCGCCCAGGCACGAGATGCTATTGAGCTCGTGGACGTGGACTACGATGATCTGCCGGTCGTGGTGGATCTGGAAGCCGCCGAGCGGGACGAAGAGCTCGTGCACCCGGATCTGGGCACCAATACATCCTCGGTGTGGGTCTTCGATTCGGCCTCGGCCGGTACCGGCGGCGATGTGCAGCAAGCGATCGCCGACTCCGACGTCGTCATCGAACGCACGTTGTACCAACAACGGCTGATCCCGTCGTTCATGGAGCCCCGGTCGATCCTGGTGGACCCGACCGGCGACCGGATCGAGATGTGGTCGGCCACGCAGATCCCGCATATCCTGCGCACGATGCTGTCGATGACTCTCGGCATACCGGAAGGCAAGCTGCGGGTGACGGCGCCGGACGTCGGCGGCGGTTTCGGCGGCAAGCTCGAAGTGACTCCCGAAGAAGTGATAACCGTGCTTGCCGCGCAGCGCACCGGCAAGCCGTGCAAATACACCGAGACCCGCAGCGAATCGCTGATGGGCGCCCATCACGGCCGCGCGCAAGTGCAGCGGCTGAAGCTGTCGGCCAATAAGGACGGCACCGTGACGGGACTCGATGTGCGGCTGCTTGCCGATATGGGCGCGTACCTCGGGCTTGTCGGGCCCGGCATTCCGGTGCTCGGCGCGTTCATGTACAACGCCATCTACAAGTTCCCCGCCTACCGGTTCGAGTCGAAGGCGCTGTTCACCGACAAGGTGTGGACCGACGCCTACCGCGGCGCCGGACGTCCGGAGGCCACGTTCGCCATCGAACGGATGATGGACGAACTTGCCGCGGAACTCGGCATGGATCCGTTGGAAGTCCGGCGGAAGAACTGGATCAAGCACGACGAATTCCCGTTCTCGACAATTTCCGGGCTGGAATACGACAGCGGCAACTACGAGGCCGCCACGGACAAGGCGCTCGAGTTGTTCGGATACGAGGAGTTGCGTGCCGAACAACAACGCCGCCGCGAGTCGAACGACCCGGTACAGCTGGGGATCGGGGTGTCGACTTATACCGAAATGTGCGGTCTCGCGCCGTCCCGCGTGCTCGGATCGCTGGATTACGGTGCCGGCGGCTGGGAGTACGCACAAGTACGGGTGCTGCCGACCGGCCACGTCGAGGTCGTCACCGGGATCAGCCCGCACGGGCAGGGACACGAGACGGGGTTCAGCCAGATCGTGGCCGATCGGCTCGGCGTGCCCTTCGACAACGTCGAGATCCTGCACGGCGATACGCAGGTCGCCCAGCGCGGCCTGGACACGTACGGGTCGAGATCGCTGACCGTCGGAGGGATGGCGGTCGTGGCCGCCGCCGACAAGGTGATCGCCAAGGCCAAGGTCATTGCGGCGCACATGCTGGAAGCCAGTGAGGACGATATCGAATTCGAGTCCGGCCGGTTCGGCGTGCGCGGAACGGATCAGGGCGTCGCACTCGGTGACGTCGCGCTTGCCGCGTTCGCCGCCCACGATCTGCCGGACGGGATAGAAGCAAGCCTCGATTCGGATGCAACGTTCGACCCGGAGAACTTCTCCTTCCCGCACGGCAGCCACCTGTGTGCGATGGAGGTCGACACGGAGACCGGCCAAGTCACGTTGCGCAAGTACGTGTGCGTGGACGACATCGGCACGATCATCAACCCGCTGCTGGTGGAAGGCCAAGTGCAAGGCGGGCTGGCTCAGGGCATCGCGCAGGCCCTGTTCGAAGAGGCCGTGTACGACGATGCCGGCACGCTGGTATCCGGCTCGTTCGTCGACTACCTCGTGCCGAGCGCGGCCGATCTGCCATCGTTCATCACCGACACGACAACCACCCCGGCGACGTCGAACGTGCTGGGCGTGAAGGGGGTCGGTGAGGCCGGCACCATCGCGTCCACGCCGGCAATCGTCAACGGCGTGCTGGACGCCATCCGCCACTTGGGGGTCAAGGACGTGCGAATGCCGTGTTCGCCCAGCACGGTGTGGGCAGCGATCCACGACGCCGGATCGGGTGCGACGGCCGAAGCGCCGAATGTGCAGACCGCTAGAGGAGATCAGTCATGA
- a CDS encoding (2Fe-2S)-binding protein, whose protein sequence is MTTTKQTVTMTVDGAQYSDDVEPRLLLVQYLRERLGKTGTTVGCDTTNCGACTVLLDGESVKSCTMFAVQADGHEVVTVEGLAQNGELHPVQQAFHEHAALQCGYCTSGMIMQSVSLLNENPHPSQEEIRSGLEGNLCRCTGYQSIVEAVSAAAGEGDTQ, encoded by the coding sequence ATGACAACGACCAAGCAGACGGTCACGATGACCGTTGACGGCGCCCAATATTCCGATGACGTAGAACCGCGGCTGCTGCTGGTGCAGTACTTGCGAGAGCGACTGGGAAAAACCGGCACAACCGTCGGCTGCGACACCACCAATTGCGGCGCGTGCACGGTGTTGCTTGATGGGGAAAGCGTGAAATCGTGCACCATGTTCGCCGTCCAAGCCGACGGCCATGAGGTCGTCACCGTCGAGGGGCTTGCGCAGAACGGTGAATTGCATCCGGTGCAGCAGGCGTTCCACGAGCACGCGGCTTTGCAGTGCGGATATTGCACGTCCGGAATGATCATGCAATCGGTCTCCTTGCTGAACGAGAATCCGCACCCGAGCCAAGAAGAAATCCGGAGCGGGCTCGAAGGCAACCTGTGCCGGTGTACCGGATACCAAAGCATTGTCGAGGCAGTCAGTGCCGCGGCGGGCGAAGGAGATACGCAATGA
- a CDS encoding XdhC family protein: MRDILDDLLSAWKSGGRAGLATVVRTFQSAPRLPGASMLVAPDGTASGSVSGGCVEGAVYELATEVAADGVPVLQRYGVSDDDAFSVGLTCGGIIDVFVEPVSQENFRELAEVAADIEAGNPVAVATVIEHPDRAWVGRRMVVWPDRASGAMGSDRADQAVADDVRGLLAAGRNGTLTYGPDGERLGEGMRVFAASYAPPPRMLIFGAIDFASAMARQGHFLGYHVTVCDARPVFATRARFPDADEVVVRWPHDYLQAELDAGRIDERTVIGVLTHDPKFDVPLLQLALTMPPVAFIGAMGSRKTHQDRLDQLIEQGVSAEQLARLSSPIGLDLGARTPEETAVSIAAEIIADQWGGGGDKLSELAGRIHHD, from the coding sequence ATGCGTGACATATTGGATGATTTGCTGTCGGCATGGAAGTCCGGTGGTCGGGCGGGGCTTGCCACGGTGGTGCGGACGTTCCAGTCGGCGCCCCGGCTGCCGGGCGCGTCAATGCTGGTGGCGCCGGACGGGACGGCATCCGGCTCCGTGTCGGGCGGATGCGTCGAAGGCGCCGTGTACGAGCTGGCCACCGAGGTCGCGGCGGACGGCGTGCCCGTGCTGCAACGCTACGGCGTGAGCGATGACGACGCCTTTTCGGTCGGGCTGACCTGCGGCGGCATCATCGACGTGTTCGTCGAGCCGGTCTCGCAGGAGAACTTTCGCGAACTCGCCGAGGTTGCAGCCGATATCGAAGCCGGCAATCCGGTCGCGGTGGCCACCGTCATCGAACACCCGGACCGCGCCTGGGTGGGCCGTCGAATGGTCGTCTGGCCGGACCGCGCATCCGGGGCGATGGGGTCCGACAGGGCCGACCAGGCAGTCGCGGACGACGTCCGCGGTCTGCTGGCCGCCGGACGCAACGGCACCTTGACGTACGGGCCCGACGGGGAACGGCTCGGTGAGGGCATGCGCGTGTTCGCGGCTAGTTATGCGCCGCCGCCGCGGATGCTCATCTTCGGCGCCATCGACTTTGCATCGGCCATGGCCAGGCAGGGGCATTTCCTCGGATATCACGTGACTGTCTGCGATGCGCGTCCCGTGTTTGCCACCCGTGCCCGGTTCCCGGACGCCGACGAGGTGGTCGTTCGGTGGCCGCACGACTACCTGCAGGCCGAACTCGATGCCGGCCGGATCGACGAACGGACGGTGATCGGCGTGCTCACGCATGATCCGAAGTTCGACGTGCCGCTGCTGCAGCTTGCCCTGACTATGCCACCGGTAGCCTTCATCGGGGCGATGGGATCGCGTAAAACGCACCAGGATCGACTCGACCAGCTCATCGAACAGGGAGTGTCCGCCGAGCAGCTCGCACGCTTGTCGAGCCCGATCGGATTGGACCTCGGAGCACGCACCCCGGAAGAGACTGCCGTGTCGATCGCTGCCGAGATCATTGCCGATCAGTGGGGCGGCGGGGGCGACAAGCTGAGCGAACTGGCCGGTCGGATCCACCACGATTGA
- a CDS encoding vWA domain-containing protein — protein MPNSPEALLVGFAHALSAAGLPVTSDRTHTFIDAASRLGIGRRDHVYWAGRATFCSCPDDIAGFSRTFDAWFTPDESGGSRPAHEAPSTVTQAALEPGDGTGEDDDALAATVASAEETLRHRDVATLSQAEKVLLDRQFRSLTVRAPTRRARRTEPYGHARIDTVRTMRDQLRRAGEPGPLRFQRNRIRQRRLVLLIDVSGSMKNYADSLLRLAHRVVHSTEHTTEVFTLGTRLTRVTRALRTIDPDRALLLAGEAVPDWSGGTRLGDVLGAFLDLWGQRGMARGAVVVIASDGWERGDPELLADQMRRLSSVARKVFWSNPHRGKAGFTPTQGGMAAALPHVDSLVAGHSLAAFAELLEMIADA, from the coding sequence ATGCCCAATTCGCCGGAAGCCCTCCTTGTCGGGTTCGCGCACGCGCTGAGCGCCGCCGGGCTGCCCGTCACGTCGGACCGCACTCACACGTTCATCGATGCGGCGTCCCGGCTCGGCATCGGTCGGCGCGATCACGTGTATTGGGCCGGACGCGCCACCTTCTGCTCGTGCCCCGATGACATCGCCGGATTCAGCCGGACTTTCGACGCTTGGTTTACGCCCGACGAATCGGGCGGAAGTCGGCCCGCGCACGAAGCACCGTCGACGGTGACACAAGCCGCCTTGGAACCCGGGGACGGCACCGGAGAGGACGACGACGCCCTTGCCGCGACCGTCGCAAGCGCCGAAGAGACGCTGCGCCACCGCGACGTGGCGACCCTGAGCCAAGCCGAAAAGGTGCTGCTGGACCGCCAGTTTCGCTCTCTCACCGTGCGGGCTCCCACCAGGCGCGCCCGCCGGACCGAGCCGTACGGGCACGCGCGGATCGACACGGTGCGCACGATGCGTGATCAATTACGCCGCGCCGGCGAGCCGGGTCCGTTGCGATTTCAGCGGAACCGGATCAGGCAGCGGCGACTCGTGCTGCTCATCGACGTGTCCGGCTCCATGAAGAACTACGCCGACTCGTTGCTGCGACTTGCCCATCGCGTCGTCCACTCCACCGAGCACACCACCGAGGTGTTCACCCTCGGCACCCGGCTCACCCGCGTGACCCGCGCGTTGCGGACAATCGACCCGGACCGGGCGCTGCTGCTGGCCGGCGAAGCGGTCCCCGACTGGTCCGGCGGCACTCGGCTGGGCGACGTGCTGGGCGCTTTTCTCGATCTGTGGGGGCAGCGCGGTATGGCGCGCGGCGCCGTCGTCGTCATAGCCAGCGACGGCTGGGAGCGCGGCGACCCGGAACTCCTGGCCGACCAGATGCGTCGTCTGTCGAGCGTGGCCAGGAAGGTTTTCTGGTCGAATCCGCATCGGGGTAAGGCGGGATTCACGCCCACACAAGGCGGCATGGCGGCGGCGTTGCCGCACGTGGATTCATTGGTGGCCGGCCATTCGCTGGCCGCATTTGCGGAACTGTTGGAGATGATCGCGGATGCGTGA
- a CDS encoding AAA family ATPase, whose product MVTDISTTEEVAERLRSVGYLSDDGLATVAYLALSMHRPLLLEGDPGTGKTSLAEALADSLGRPLIRLQCYEGIDVSQALYDWDFTKQILHLRTLEATSAAGAHAPEDVERSLFDERFLLARPILQALRDGPSVLLIDEIDRADDEFEAFLLEVLSTNQVSIPELGTIRAAHPPVVVLTSNRTRELHDALKRRCLYHWIDHPSFEREVAIVRARLPGVPQRLAEQVVGVVQRLRNEENLLKPPGVAETLDWSRALVQLGHTDLDLASAAASIGAVCKYREDLDRVRDSLNRLLAA is encoded by the coding sequence ATTGTGACTGATATCTCAACGACCGAGGAGGTGGCCGAGCGACTGCGCTCGGTCGGCTATCTCAGTGACGACGGGCTTGCCACTGTCGCCTATCTGGCGTTGTCCATGCACCGACCGTTGCTGCTGGAAGGAGATCCGGGCACCGGCAAGACGTCGCTGGCCGAGGCGCTTGCCGACTCGCTGGGCCGCCCTCTCATCCGGCTGCAGTGCTATGAGGGGATCGACGTCTCTCAGGCCCTGTACGACTGGGATTTCACGAAGCAGATCCTGCACTTGCGCACCCTTGAGGCGACCTCCGCCGCCGGCGCTCACGCCCCCGAAGACGTCGAACGCTCGCTGTTCGACGAGAGGTTCCTCTTGGCCCGACCCATCCTGCAAGCGCTCCGGGACGGGCCGTCCGTATTGCTGATCGATGAAATCGACCGCGCCGACGACGAATTCGAAGCTTTTCTGCTCGAAGTTCTGTCGACGAACCAGGTGTCGATTCCCGAACTCGGCACAATTCGCGCTGCGCACCCGCCGGTGGTCGTGCTGACGTCGAATCGCACTCGCGAACTGCACGACGCGTTGAAACGACGGTGCCTCTACCACTGGATCGACCATCCGAGCTTTGAACGCGAGGTGGCGATCGTGCGCGCCCGGCTGCCCGGCGTGCCGCAGCGACTCGCCGAACAAGTGGTCGGCGTCGTACAGCGGCTGCGGAATGAGGAAAACCTGCTGAAACCGCCGGGGGTCGCCGAAACCCTCGACTGGTCCCGAGCCCTCGTGCAATTGGGGCACACCGATCTGGACCTCGCCTCGGCCGCCGCTTCCATCGGAGCCGTGTGCAAATACCGCGAGGACCTTGACCGGGTACGCGACTCGTTGAACCGGCTGTTGGCGGCATGA
- a CDS encoding DinB family protein, translating to MAETRIDDQGRAEPPTQGDEWETLSGFLDFQRATFEWKTAGLESEQLGRAVASSTMTLGGMMKHLASVEDHWFGNSLWNEPEREPWASVDWAEEPDWDWHSAADDSPEELRRLWAGSVDRARDAAARAYADKGLARVADEKRADGFAPSLRWILTHMVEEYARHNGHADLIRESLDGRTGE from the coding sequence ATGGCTGAGACACGAATCGATGACCAAGGACGCGCCGAACCGCCGACTCAGGGCGACGAGTGGGAAACACTGAGCGGTTTCCTCGACTTTCAGCGCGCCACGTTCGAGTGGAAGACCGCCGGGCTGGAATCGGAGCAACTGGGCCGCGCGGTTGCCTCCTCCACGATGACCCTGGGCGGCATGATGAAGCATCTGGCCTCTGTCGAAGACCACTGGTTCGGCAACTCACTCTGGAACGAGCCCGAGCGCGAACCCTGGGCGTCGGTGGACTGGGCCGAGGAGCCGGACTGGGACTGGCACTCGGCCGCCGATGACTCTCCCGAGGAGCTTCGGCGGCTATGGGCCGGATCGGTCGACCGCGCCCGTGACGCCGCCGCGCGGGCCTACGCCGACAAGGGCCTCGCCCGGGTAGCGGACGAGAAAAGGGCGGACGGCTTCGCTCCCAGCTTGCGCTGGATCCTCACGCACATGGTGGAGGAATACGCCAGACACAACGGCCACGCCGACCTCATCCGCGAATCGCTTGACGGCCGGACCGGCGAATAA
- the pqqE gene encoding pyrroloquinoline quinone biosynthesis protein PqqE — MDNPFGLLAELTYRCPLACPYCSNPLNLADYRDELTGEEWRRVLTEARDLGVLQLHLSGGEPLLRRDLADIIATAHGLGLYTNLITSAMGLSRTRAEKLKAAGLDHVQISIQADNTALSDKIAGTPSFQRKIDAAKVVKELGWPLTLNVVLHRMNIDRIGEIIMLADDLGADRIELANTQYYGWGLTNRTALLPSRDQLARAEPVVRAHRERLAGRMEVIYIIPDYYSEYPKPCMDGWAKRQFTVTPNGDALPCPAAHTLPLPRANVRDDSLEAIWTSSRVFNEFRGTDWMPEPCRSCFRRDIDFGGCRCQAFLLTGDASRTDPVCVLSPDHEIVAKKVAAANRPRRPASPGTGEEVLVPRPHR, encoded by the coding sequence ATGGATAATCCCTTCGGGCTTCTGGCCGAACTCACCTACCGGTGCCCGTTGGCCTGCCCGTACTGCTCGAATCCGCTGAACCTCGCCGATTACCGAGACGAGCTGACAGGGGAGGAATGGCGGCGAGTGCTCACCGAGGCGCGGGATCTCGGCGTCCTGCAACTGCACTTGTCCGGCGGCGAGCCGTTGCTGCGGCGCGATCTCGCGGACATCATCGCCACCGCACACGGGCTCGGACTGTACACGAACCTCATCACCAGCGCGATGGGGCTGTCGCGGACGCGCGCCGAAAAACTCAAAGCTGCGGGACTCGACCACGTGCAGATCAGCATCCAAGCCGACAATACGGCCTTGTCCGACAAGATCGCCGGCACGCCGTCGTTCCAGCGCAAAATCGACGCAGCGAAGGTCGTCAAGGAACTCGGCTGGCCGCTGACCTTGAACGTCGTCCTGCACCGGATGAACATCGACCGGATCGGCGAGATCATCATGCTTGCCGATGACCTCGGGGCCGACCGGATCGAGCTGGCCAATACCCAGTACTACGGCTGGGGCCTGACCAACCGCACCGCGCTGCTTCCCAGCAGGGATCAATTGGCGCGCGCCGAGCCGGTCGTCCGCGCGCACCGGGAACGGCTGGCCGGGCGGATGGAAGTCATCTACATCATCCCGGACTACTACAGCGAATATCCCAAACCCTGCATGGACGGGTGGGCCAAGCGACAATTCACCGTGACGCCGAACGGCGACGCGCTGCCGTGCCCGGCCGCGCACACACTGCCGCTGCCGCGTGCGAACGTCAGGGACGATTCGCTGGAAGCCATTTGGACGTCGTCCCGAGTCTTCAACGAGTTTCGCGGCACCGACTGGATGCCGGAGCCGTGCCGCAGCTGCTTCCGCCGCGATATCGACTTCGGCGGATGCCGATGCCAAGCGTTCCTGCTCACCGGCGACGCCTCGCGGACCGACCCGGTATGCGTGCTTTCGCCGGACCACGAGATCGTGGCAAAGAAAGTAGCGGCGGCCAACAGGCCGCGGCGTCCGGCCTCTCCGGGCACCGGTGAGGAAGTGCTGGTTCCGCGTCCGCACCGGTGA
- the pqqD gene encoding pyrroloquinoline quinone biosynthesis peptide chaperone PqqD: MPTDQHIMTGRPSLGAHLRLQFDAVRGKYVLLGPETVSVVNGTAADILRLCNGRRSVAEIEAELIGQYREVPAGEVAEFVARQVRDGCLEISDG; the protein is encoded by the coding sequence ATGCCGACTGACCAGCACATCATGACGGGCCGGCCGTCGCTCGGCGCGCATTTGCGGCTGCAGTTCGATGCAGTGCGCGGGAAGTACGTCCTGCTCGGCCCCGAGACCGTGTCGGTAGTGAACGGCACTGCCGCCGACATCCTCCGCTTGTGCAACGGGCGCCGGTCGGTTGCCGAGATCGAGGCGGAACTGATCGGACAGTACCGGGAGGTTCCCGCCGGCGAGGTAGCGGAATTCGTTGCACGCCAGGTACGCGACGGATGTTTGGAGATCAGCGATGGATAA
- the pqqC gene encoding pyrroloquinoline-quinone synthase PqqC has product MTTTETDGFIDELRAQSQRYHDQHPFHVAMNAGELNRRQLQGWVANRFYYQENIPRKDAAIMANCPHPAVRRRWIRRILDQDGTADGGGGIEAWLRLAEAVGLSREEVLGERHVVPGVRFAVDAYVTFARTRPWVEAVASSLTELFAPDLMAERLGAFERYYPWIDADGLAYFRSRLQQAPRDSQHALEVVTEYCRTPEQKVSAVAALTFKCDVLWSMLDGIGRAYAD; this is encoded by the coding sequence ATGACCACCACCGAGACCGACGGTTTCATTGACGAGTTGCGTGCGCAGTCGCAGCGGTATCACGATCAGCATCCGTTCCACGTCGCCATGAATGCAGGCGAACTCAATCGCCGCCAGCTGCAGGGGTGGGTCGCGAATCGTTTTTATTACCAAGAGAACATTCCCCGCAAGGATGCCGCGATCATGGCCAACTGCCCGCATCCGGCAGTGCGCCGGCGATGGATCCGTCGCATCCTCGATCAGGACGGGACAGCCGACGGCGGGGGCGGCATCGAAGCGTGGCTGCGGCTTGCCGAAGCCGTCGGCCTGAGCCGTGAGGAAGTACTCGGCGAACGCCACGTCGTTCCCGGAGTGCGCTTTGCCGTCGACGCCTACGTCACGTTCGCCAGGACCCGGCCGTGGGTCGAAGCCGTTGCCTCGTCGTTGACCGAACTGTTCGCCCCCGACCTGATGGCCGAACGGCTCGGCGCGTTCGAACGCTACTACCCGTGGATCGATGCGGACGGCTTGGCGTACTTCCGGTCGCGCTTGCAACAGGCGCCTCGCGATTCGCAGCACGCGCTTGAAGTCGTGACCGAATATTGCCGGACGCCGGAACAAAAAGTAAGTGCAGTTGCGGCGCTGACGTTCAAGTGCGATGTGCTCTGGAGCATGCTGGACGGTATCGGGCGTGCGTATGCCGACTGA
- the pqqB gene encoding pyrroloquinoline quinone biosynthesis protein PqqB gives MRLRVLGSAAGGGSPQWNCSCPVCTAVRGGAARPRTQSSVAVCVDDRRWTVINLSPDIHAQIESFDALLPRPGRTTPLKSVLLTDAELDHTLGLLLVREGKTLDLHATAAVRRTLLDGSGVLRTLERYSEIVWRQVEPGTAVRLDGGLTYRAFDVPTTKTARFGADHAASEARVVGYRLSESPSDGPSDGTGEPSIVYLPCAQYLGPDVLEFVEGCDCLLVDGTCWSDDELIRLGLAGKTSRSMGHVPISGPDGSLERLTGLSIGRTIYIHMNNTNPVLLDGSPERRAVEARGFEVAADGLEVSI, from the coding sequence ATGCGGCTGCGGGTACTGGGATCGGCTGCGGGCGGAGGCTCGCCGCAATGGAACTGCTCGTGCCCGGTGTGCACGGCGGTTCGCGGCGGGGCCGCCCGTCCGCGGACCCAGTCGTCGGTGGCGGTGTGCGTCGATGATCGGCGTTGGACGGTGATCAACCTTTCGCCGGACATCCACGCGCAGATCGAATCGTTCGACGCGCTGCTCCCGCGGCCGGGCCGCACGACTCCGCTGAAGTCCGTGCTGTTGACGGATGCGGAACTCGACCACACTCTCGGCCTCTTGTTGGTGCGCGAAGGCAAAACCCTCGATCTGCACGCCACAGCCGCAGTGCGGCGGACGCTACTGGACGGGTCGGGGGTTTTGCGCACCCTCGAGCGGTACAGCGAGATCGTGTGGCGGCAAGTGGAACCCGGAACGGCCGTGCGGCTGGACGGCGGACTGACGTACCGGGCGTTCGACGTGCCGACTACCAAGACTGCTCGCTTCGGCGCCGACCACGCGGCGTCCGAGGCGCGCGTCGTCGGGTACCGCTTGAGTGAAAGCCCAAGTGACGGCCCAAGTGACGGTACCGGCGAGCCGTCGATTGTGTACCTGCCGTGCGCCCAGTACTTGGGCCCGGACGTACTGGAGTTCGTCGAGGGCTGTGATTGCCTGCTCGTCGACGGCACGTGCTGGAGCGACGACGAGTTGATCCGGCTGGGCCTTGCCGGCAAGACGTCCCGTTCGATGGGGCATGTCCCGATCAGCGGGCCGGATGGAAGCCTCGAACGGCTGACGGGGCTGTCCATCGGCCGGACGATCTATATCCACATGAACAACACCAATCCCGTCCTGCTGGACGGCTCACCGGAGCGGCGCGCCGTCGAAGCGCGCGGTTTCGAAGTGGCCGCCGACGGATTAGAAGTGAGCATCTAG
- the pqqA gene encoding pyrroloquinoline quinone precursor peptide PqqA, whose translation MEIVSDLSREWETPEIVDIGCSAEVTAYVARED comes from the coding sequence ATGGAGATCGTGTCCGATTTGTCCCGCGAGTGGGAGACACCCGAGATTGTCGACATCGGCTGCTCGGCCGAGGTCACGGCATACGTCGCCCGAGAGGACTGA